In the genome of Paramormyrops kingsleyae isolate MSU_618 chromosome 5, PKINGS_0.4, whole genome shotgun sequence, the window CAAAAATTTGATCCTGTTGAGATTTACGCTTCCGCTCTGCCTCGTCAAGCTGGAAGTGAAACAGGGAGATTCCAACACGGCCAAGAATAGAGACccgaggcagacagacagaaatgggCAGAGAGACATATACCGGCGAGCAGACCGGTAAGTACATACAGGGGGAGACACATAggcagacggggggggggggggagacaggcacagacagagaAAGGCAGAGCGGACAGGACAGAGAGAGATCGACAAACAGGCATTTAGAACATGTAAATTAGTAGCATTCATGAAACATTTCTGTGTTCCCTATCCTACTGTCAGATGCCATAGAGCTTACTGAACTGCACCAGTGAGTATCATTCAACGAGTTAGAACTGGTGGGACCCCTAAGAAAAAAGCCTTATGAATTATTTAGCAAAAACACAGCTAAGTCCAGCAGTGGGCAGCTGGCCTTGGGGAAAGAACAGATAAACAGCGAAGCAAGTATAGGAAGAGCTACTCCAGTCATCTTCAATGATAgtgaaattaatattaattatacatgATGATGAGCAGACCTTGTTCTTCAGCTGCATGTTCTGTTCTGTCAGGCTGTGCACATCCCGCTGAAGCCTGGTCTCCCGTGACACACTGTCCTGCAGAAGAAACACCACGGGATTAAGCAGCCCTAGTGCCCCTGGAATGACCCCCCCGGGACACCCCCCAGGACGCTCCCGGCCTGCACCTCCTGCTGCCTCGTCATGTCCCAGCACTGCTGCTCCCTGATCTCCGCCTTCTCCGCCTCGGCCTTGCTCAGCCGCTCCCCCAAGGCGTGTACCTTCTGTTCGGCCAGCGCCAGGGCTGCCTCCATCATCTGCAGCCTGCCGGGACACAGGAGGTGCAGGAGCTTGGAGAGGGGCCCGCCTTTCTCAGGGGCCCGCCTCTCTCAGGGGCCCGCCTCTCTCAGGGGCCCCTCCCTCCAGACTGTCACTGCTCGCCCCCGGCTGAACGAGGGCAGTCACTTCGCTTGATAAAGTCACAGGCttaattgtttttatatattCACCCCCTCTTTAAATTATAATGTAAATTTAAACATCCCTGTTTTGCTGTGCAGATTCAGGCAAATGTGTCTGCATAACGAGCGCAGGACATCGGTGACTAATTGGAGCAATTAAGGCGCCAGAAGGGGCTGGAATGAATCCCGGCAGATTCACAGCATGACATGCTGCTATGAAAATGAGAACTTTGTACTTGAAGCTGCACGCTAACCAGTTACTGAGCATGGCCTTGACGACGCTGACTCATTGGGGCCCTCGGCCCAGCGCTCAGCAGCCCGGTGGCCGGGTGGAGCAGGTGTCACTGAGGGGCCGCCTGTCAGACCCTCCGGCTCAGAGAAACAGGCGGGGGTAACCCAATCTCTCTCACATGTTGCCCAGGAGAATGGGGTTCATTTTGCTAGGGACACTAATAATATCGCAGCCCCTCAGCAGGCAGGTCTGCAGCCTTGACCCATATGCGTCACACCAAGTGTGTGTTTGGCGAAACAGCAACTGTTGCCATCATTACATGGCTAGAAGGGTGGTGGGAACTGGAGGTAACGGTCTCTCAGGTCAGATAGCATCACTACTGAATACACTATGCAGCATTCCTCTGTGTCGGAAAGCgacaaacaaacacaagccCTCAGGCTTAGGCTGTGCTCCCTCACGGAAACTCAGAAAGATTACTGCGACATGCAGTCCTGCAAAAGTGCTCAGAGCACCACAAAAACTACTGTGATGATTACTGAGACATGCAGCACTGCAAAAGCCTTCAGAGTGCTACAAAAAACTACTTTGATGATTACTGCAGCCTTGTAAAAGTGTTCAGAATGCCACAATTTCATTTATGTTACTTTTTATTTCACATTCAGTCAatgcagccaaaaaaaaaaccacgaaACACAAGTGAGAGAGCTGAATACATAATATAAAATGATTGTGGACCCATGCTGACTGCATAAGTATTCAGCCCCCGTGCTCCGGTAGTttacagatggggggggggactgcaaGCAAACCCTCCAAAGGGGCTGCCATATTATAGAGACAGGAACCCCAGCATGTTTGGGGGACATTGGCCAGGCATCGATTGTGACAGAAAGTCACCACAATGACACCTAAGGGGCATCTGGCTCAAGGTTTAGTTTTTTTATCTGTACATAAGCTACAATGAAATTCCCCCCCTATATGCTTCCTGCAAATAAATAGGAGGCAGCTGATGATACATAACAATGGAATATCACAGCCCCGCAAACAAACACTTAGCATTTAGAAAAAAGCAGCCTATGTGTCTGCGAGCGGCCCGCTGGAGTTAGAACCTGGGGAGTTAGAACCTGGGGAGTTAGAACCTGGGGAGAATAGTGTCAGAGCACAAGAGCGCAGGGGGGCATTTTGGGAGGGAAGAAAACTTTGGaaaaggatttttaaaaaacccAATGTGTTCAGGTATCTCAGGGAAAACTGCCAGGTCATTGATTCAAAAGTGGGAACTGAATTACAGCGTCTGGAAGGTCAACGACATCTTTGGAAAAAACCTAGAATTCTCAGGGAGTAGAAGCCAGTCATGAGCTGATCGGATAGCTGTGCCTAACACAGGGCTGCATGGACAGGGCACCAAATAAACCACTACCGAGAGAGAGTCTTCTGAAAACCACCCTGCGGTTTGCCAGTCAGCAGGAGggtgcattttaaaaatggtcCATCCTTATCGCTCAGCCAGTGTTTTGTATGGATGACTTTACATTGGGTACTACAGGGAGTATTACATAACATAGGGTATTATTGGGAGTTTATGCCAATAAATGATTGTCCTGTCCTTTCTACTATCAGACTTTAAGTTATGATGGGTGctataaataaatcaaacagcTCCTGTTCAATCGGCCCACAGAAGATGAATGGAGACTGGCAGACAGAGGCTGATTCAGGGCTTCTCCCAGACGAGACGCGTGTTCGGTTATAGGGGGAGAAATCATAGTGCTACGCTTATTGCCCAGGTGAAAAGTGAACCGGGAACTTGCTTACTTGGCGGTCAGAGAGTTCACAGCAGACGTCCTCTCATTCAGGGCTTCCTGCAGCTGCCCTAAACGCAGGGACGAGGTCCTGCAGACATGAAGGGAAGAGTCACATCAAACGGCATCTTTAaatgccccctccccaaacacacacaaaagcttTGGTGTGCTATTCTGGAACTTAATATAATGCATAGTAGTCTGACATTTACTCATTCAACTGATATTTGTTCATTTATccaatgcttttatccaaagtaacttACAGAGGAAAGTCCTACAACATATGTGTGCTCCCTGGAACTCGAACCTACAACCTCTGCATTGTGAGCGCAATGCTCTATTTGTTGAGCTACAAGAGCACAACACATATTCAatgtgaataaaatgtaaattactGGCAGAAATACAGTCACTCTGCACACCACTGTGAAGTACATTTAATCCAGAAAGTTCTTGAATGTAATCCTCACACAAATACCTGGTAAAGGAGAGCTGGGTGGTAGCCCTATATGATGTACGATGGTCTTGACACAGACTCATTAAGACCTACAGGTATGTGAAGAGAAGGGGGTGTCCGAAACTGCTCTGTCATACTGACCTACTGTTCTGGCCCATTTCATCCCTCTGCTTGTCAATGGTGTCCAGCAGGCTTAAGAACTGGAAGGATAAACAGATAGCTAGTCACATGACCGggctgcccacagcttcccgCCTCCCCGTCCTCCCCGTACTGCTTTGTCCCACCTGACGGCCCTTCTCGTCCTTCAGGTTCTGGATCTCTTTGCAGAGCACCTGGGCCCTGCTCCGGCTCTCCCTCAGCGTGGACTGCCTGTCCGAGTTGTGACCCAAGGACTGCTCTAATAGGACAAGGGCACAAGTGGCAGCCAATGGCAGCCATCCTTACTCAGCTGTGTACCCTTTACATATACAGCCTCAGAACAATCCTTATAcagagaaagtgagagagtACTTAAAAACACAACTCTTAGAAGTCTTAGAAACCAATGCTGTGTGTTTCTTTCCTTCCTAGTGgtttagcagacatttttagACAAATTACGGGCAATACTagattatgtattttttaaaccTAAACAGTGAAGTCTTACTTTCCACAGCATATGTCACATATCACTGTAAACatacctttttaaaaatatttattcattttgtaaTTGTTTAGCTGATATTTATCTAAATCAACATTATATAATTTTCTATTGGTCCAGTGGATGCTGTCTAGAGGTACTGCATAAAGATGGATGTGGACCCCCGAGGACCGACGAGCCGTGAGGCAGGCTAACCGAGGGCTTTCAGGGTGTCACTGGGGATGTTGTTGCCGGCCAgctccagctgcagcagtgagcGGTTCTTCTGCACTGCCTCCAGCAGGGCACGGCCACCCAGCAATCCCATGTTGTTCCACCGCAGATCTGCACCCAGACACACAGGGGGCAGTATAGCCACAGTCAATCAGCATCACGGAGGACGGTTTGTGCCCCTGtatatttttccatttaatTTACTTCAGGTCTAAAAGGTGAACAGATGAATTTGTTCCTTCCAAAAGCCTTATCGCTTTAAGATCATAAAAAATATCTGCAGTCTATTGCATTTAAATATGACCATATACGTTTTAACAAATGTTATATGTAAAACTATAAAGATGAGTAACAGTGACAAGACACTATAAAAATGTGAAAGCCTGATTCATCACTAAGTGTGACACATCATCATGAAGGACAAACCCACCGAGCTCCTGCAACGAGCCATTTCTTTTCAAAGCAATTGCAagctctgctgccccctggtggttgaTCTGGTTGTTACGCAGGTCTAGCTGCATGAGACAACTGTTGGAGCCCAGACCATCACAGAAGATGGAGAAGCCTTCTTCCCACATTCCCAGAGCATTCCACTCCAGGGTGAGTCTGCAACACCATGTTAGTTAGTGTCACACATGACACATAATAGGTATTAAAAGATTACTGGTAATCCCTTTGCAGGACAGCTAATAGAGACTGTTATGTATAAGACCTGACTCATGTTATTTGAAAAATGGCAAGACCATCAATGTCACTTGATATGCCACTGGATCGGGGAATATATTAGACAACATACCTCCGTAGGACCTTGTTACGCACCAACAGCTTCCCCACAGCTTCCGCTCCTGTTCCTTTCATGTTGTTCCCCtaaaataaaaaccaagatGCCCATCTGCAAATAAATTTCACCCACGGTCGGGGAAAACCACCCATTTAAAAGGGGCATGCTTACTTTCAGGTCCAGCACTTTAACAGTTGTGTTGGAACACAGCCCACTGAGCAGGAGCTTGGCACCTGCAGATGACAGGAAGAGGAGGGATGGTGCGGGCAGGTGGCCTTCGCTTTATACTCGCCGTGTGTAGAAAACAGCGAAACACTGATAAAAAGAGAAGCTGCTCACCTTCCTCGCTGAGCATGCAGTCACTGAGGACCACCTCAGTGAAGAGCGTGTCTTTCTGTAGGAACCTCCCAAGCACTGCACACGTGTCTACGGAGAGGCTCTGGCCGGCCAGGTCCAGCCGCGATCGGCTCGCCGTCCCCCGAGATTCCTGGAGCTGTGCCAGCACCGACTCCTGCggctccacccccccctccttaCACAAACGCAAGTAGGTCCGTCTCAACTCCTCCATCTGCCCCCAAACGATTCCTGTGAGCTGCTCACTGTCTCATAGTCCAGGGCATCTGTGGTGCGATTTGAAGTGAGAAGGGGGAACAAATGCAACAACTGGAATGACAACATTCAACAGCCACACTGATAATATTGAGATAAACATCTGCGAAGCTCATTAAAGGACTCAGCCAAACACCGGTCAGTTTCAAACTGTTCAACCACATACTTTAAAATCAAATACCAATTCGTTTTGACTGGCCCTGATTAACAGCCTCAATTGCTGATTAAAATTCAATACAGTTTTAAAGAAAAGGAGCAAGATCGTCGCCTCTCAACCACCGCTGATTGTTATTCACAGTCAGTCATTCACAGTGGTGTTAATTCGACGCATTTATAATGCAATTTGCCGCGATCTGCCGTGATGTGGGTGGCGGCACTGTAATCATCCAAACGGCAACAATCTCTATGACATAATTAGGGAGCTAAACCGAACCGTTCTTTAACCAATAGAAAATTCTTAATGCGACCATCATTCGGCTTTAGTGGCTCTGGAACAAGTTTACTTCACTGCAAACAAAAGCGGGAAACATCTCACACGTATATAGTTACACTGTCAAGTTGGTACTGAAACATCGGCAATAACTGCAGACTTTTCTCACGTTATTAGGACAGCGATACCAGCTGCATAAAGAAGGGGCTtagaaaatatttataaaaaatatattcgatttccccccccccctgagcaATAAACTTCCATGCGACTCTTTAATTTAAAGCTATTCACGGTCATCACAGGTTGACTGAGGACTGTCGGTAGGGGTGACAAACAGCTCCCAGTGTGGGATACAGCTCAATCACAGCTATGAGCGTCTCCCATGGGCAATAAGCGTGCCAGCAACGTCCGAATGATCCGAAATTAAAAAGGATGAATTTCATACTAAAACAGTTTCTCATATCCGAAAACCAAAAACACTGttattaaacaataataaaacacaaaatgaaatgcaCCAAGTGCCCAGATTGTCGACTTGCAAATATTCCTGGGTTGTGCCAttaacagcaccccccccccccccccccaataagtAACGTACTCCCTGTGTACACGTAGAGACATACATTACTTACTAACATTAACATTTACAAGTTAGCCAGACAGCTAACATCTAGCTAACCTCTAAAGACCGAACTTACATAGTATGCAGCATTTGCTAAGTAGTACAGGGAACACTTACCACCCCATACATAAGAAAATTTATTTCGCTATCAAATAAGGAATAAACAGTAAAACCCTCTGTCTTCCTGGTCAGTTTGACAGCTGCAGAACGtcgttttttaaataaacaaccTGGCCGTTAACGCGGTGTAACCAGGAAGTCGTGGACGGTCAGAAGGGCGCAATGCATTTTGGTAAGAGTAGTTTTTAACGCCATACTGCCTTGCGATGTTACtgtatttgctgtttttttttctagagtATTTACACTTATTTATTAGAATATATTTACTGTCACTGTACAAGTAGCAAGTACAGCGGAATTTTAATTTCTGCATATCACATCTTGCTCCCCAGTTAGATGCACATTCAGACATAAGCAGAAAGATTGAGAGCATACTTTGGCGTCAGAGTACAGCGTCAGCCATCAGTATGGCGGTACATCTGGCACCCCACGAGActatggcaagccgttttaacatttaatcgctagactggatatgtattgcagatatctctaattcaattcttcctagtcaaaaagagtaTTTCAGATATCCgcaatgacattcttcctatccacaattgtcatttcagatatccacaatgtcattcttcctaggagaaattaggtcacttttgccattcatatCTATTGggcttttaatttcagatatcaacaattatatttcagatatccagaatgttctgcaattgaattcttactaggaaaaactcccatttcagatatctacaatccagttgttactagtcataatattaatttcagatatccgaaaGGATACCACCATTTTAGATATCCATAATGTAACTTAGAATATccgaaattaaattaaaaggttCAGATCAATGTCAATGTGTGGGAACAGGATTGGTGCAGTGGCATTGCTTGAAGAATTTGTTGGGGAAAAGATAATCAAATATCATTGCATCATCCATCAACAAGTCTAATGCATCAATGTTCTGAAGTGCGATCCTATCATGTCAGTTCTTACATCTGTCGTAAATTACATCCGGGCAAGAA includes:
- the lrrc45 gene encoding leucine-rich repeat-containing protein 45, whose translation is MEELRRTYLRLCKEGGVEPQESVLAQLQESRGTASRSRLDLAGQSLSVDTCAVLGRFLQKDTLFTEVVLSDCMLSEEGAKLLLSGLCSNTTVKVLDLKGNNMKGTGAEAVGKLLVRNKVLRRLTLEWNALGMWEEGFSIFCDGLGSNSCLMQLDLRNNQINHQGAAELAIALKRNGSLQELDLRWNNMGLLGGRALLEAVQKNRSLLQLELAGNNIPSDTLKALEQSLGHNSDRQSTLRESRSRAQVLCKEIQNLKDEKGRQFLSLLDTIDKQRDEMGQNSRTSSLRLGQLQEALNERTSAVNSLTAKLQMMEAALALAEQKVHALGERLSKAEAEKAEIREQQCWDMTRQQEDSVSRETRLQRDVHSLTEQNMQLKNKLDEAERKRKSQQDQIFELKQELTNSTAELKLRLCQAEERLEIEKRRSKQALDDMENLRQKEVDHMTRHLEETERTLQDRVIRLEGSRIQLEEELSRAKAASVTERAQAEEELGKVRAQVRLEEQQHLSGLEEKLRVLRQSRDESQTHCSQQKQSIAELQARNSQQCLEMDGLHRRIEELQQEVSRKEQEKVAELNRVKVELQEQIGHLQVERTAQGALREKIAALEREMKVLGSNHREAILDKESEISSLFEKLRLREAEIHRIREDEAQRASFLQNAILAYVQGSPLSHYSPKK